One region of Streptomyces subrutilus genomic DNA includes:
- a CDS encoding class I SAM-dependent methyltransferase has product MSSAPNTPAEYWDKYKPHRGDEPQQPPAAERFDWTGLPGTGPGAEILGTPKTALDLGPAEGENAAFLARSGVEVVAVDFSPVQTERARGFWADTPNLDFVCADALNFLDEDVRLWDAIYSTWGAVWFTNPDMLFPRIARRLAPGGIFAFSHREPIVGQYGAQQMGGKWLEGRETELTVLRWQHTPEQWTDLLKRHGFTDVSAEVIPSPDGALGTLLVTATNDS; this is encoded by the coding sequence ATGTCCAGCGCCCCCAACACCCCCGCCGAGTACTGGGACAAGTACAAGCCCCACCGCGGCGACGAGCCCCAGCAGCCGCCGGCCGCCGAACGATTCGACTGGACCGGCCTGCCCGGCACCGGCCCCGGCGCGGAGATCCTCGGCACCCCGAAGACCGCCCTGGACCTGGGACCGGCGGAGGGTGAGAACGCGGCCTTCCTCGCCCGCAGCGGTGTCGAGGTCGTCGCCGTTGACTTCTCACCCGTCCAGACCGAGCGGGCCCGAGGCTTCTGGGCCGACACCCCGAACCTGGACTTCGTCTGCGCGGACGCGCTCAACTTCCTCGACGAGGACGTGCGGCTCTGGGACGCGATCTACTCCACCTGGGGCGCCGTCTGGTTCACCAACCCGGACATGCTGTTCCCCCGCATCGCCCGGCGCCTCGCCCCCGGCGGCATCTTCGCCTTCTCCCACCGCGAGCCCATCGTGGGCCAGTACGGCGCCCAGCAGATGGGCGGGAAGTGGCTGGAGGGCCGGGAGACGGAGCTGACCGTGCTGCGCTGGCAGCACACCCCAGAGCAGTGGACCGACCTGCTCAAGCGCCATGGCTTCACCGACGTCTCCGCCGAGGTCATCCCCTCCCCGGACGGCGCCCTCGGCACCCTGCTGGTCACCGCCACCAACGACTCCTGA
- a CDS encoding glycine-rich domain-containing protein: MTVMLTAPAQPEERVYRNPRDFVSPEVWDREVTLLMRDYPFDEVMATRLFHAAVSYLVTAMEKWDEPVPLEMCCGRIVDIAVHVFILDTKNYREFCAEHFAGRFLEHIPEIAFKYDGSVERTAQIIHDNGFEVDWKLWEADYAKCGPCHPGSKCH; encoded by the coding sequence ATGACCGTCATGCTGACCGCGCCGGCCCAGCCGGAGGAGCGCGTCTACCGCAACCCGAGGGACTTCGTCAGCCCCGAGGTGTGGGACCGCGAGGTCACCCTGCTCATGCGCGACTACCCCTTCGACGAGGTGATGGCCACCCGCCTGTTCCACGCGGCCGTGTCCTACCTCGTCACCGCGATGGAGAAGTGGGACGAGCCGGTCCCGCTGGAGATGTGCTGCGGCCGGATCGTGGACATCGCCGTGCACGTGTTCATCCTCGACACCAAGAACTACCGCGAGTTCTGCGCTGAGCACTTCGCCGGCAGGTTCCTGGAGCACATCCCCGAGATCGCGTTCAAGTACGACGGCTCCGTGGAGCGCACCGCGCAGATCATCCACGACAACGGGTTCGAGGTCGACTGGAAGCTGTGGGAAGCGGACTACGCCAAGTGCGGGCCGTGCCACCCCGGATCCAAGTGCCACTGA
- a CDS encoding HNH endonuclease signature motif containing protein gives MSFEIGPRITTNLLAPAPWYMTRCMIWPWHKVNGYGYILVAGKGHRVHRFMYELVNGPIPEGLVLDHLCRRPACFNPEHLEAVTQKENVRRGNAGKNSSDKTHCPQGHPYAGDNLYRKPSGGRVCRTCTNDQKRSGIGAGGINARKTHCPQGHLYDEANTIRDKRGHRKCRTCKTLRDRARRSVLEEG, from the coding sequence ATGAGCTTTGAGATCGGGCCGCGGATTACAACGAACCTGCTGGCGCCGGCGCCCTGGTACATGACTCGGTGCATGATCTGGCCCTGGCACAAGGTCAACGGGTACGGATACATCCTTGTTGCGGGGAAAGGCCATCGCGTTCACCGGTTCATGTACGAGCTGGTGAATGGTCCGATCCCGGAGGGCCTGGTGCTGGATCACCTCTGTCGACGCCCGGCCTGCTTCAACCCGGAGCACCTGGAGGCGGTGACACAGAAGGAGAACGTCCGTCGGGGGAATGCCGGGAAGAACAGTTCCGACAAGACCCACTGCCCCCAAGGGCACCCGTACGCAGGAGACAACCTCTACCGCAAACCGAGCGGGGGACGTGTCTGCCGCACGTGTACGAATGATCAAAAACGTAGCGGCATTGGCGCCGGCGGGATCAACGCCCGCAAGACCCACTGCCCACAGGGCCACCTGTACGACGAGGCGAACACGATCAGAGACAAGCGGGGTCATCGGAAGTGCCGTACGTGCAAGACCCTTCGTGACCGTGCACGGCGTTCCGTTCTGGAGGAGGGGTAG
- a CDS encoding helix-turn-helix transcriptional regulator, giving the protein MTMKRHRLAEQRAAGGYSQEEFAELLGVATSTVVRWENGKAAPRPFHRPRIARLLEVTTSELDAMLVSAQRPFAGPDIPETLLDPGDADDMKRRDVLGLLAVTGALVTLPGLDAAAAVRADTASALAETGPELNRALWRTFSLAESKQDVYPLVRSQLGRLAKGLGEPQAATSHRRLCTMVGDLYQLAGEVFFDGNSYTEAAHCYTVAASAAKEAGDFDLWACAMTRHAFIELYERRFAVAAPILSAASRVSRRGDGQLSTRYWVAAVQAEAFAGLGDLDSCKRALDEAEQVHGLGGEIQNGGWLRFDGSRLAEERGTCYLQLGRPDLAEQALTSALEQPLSSRRRGAVLAELAALGAQRGDVEQVMQYSGTALALAGQTGSGYIGKKLEGLQKRLAPLMSDARVSELHHRIAALSAAA; this is encoded by the coding sequence ATGACGATGAAGCGCCACCGTTTAGCCGAGCAGCGCGCAGCAGGGGGCTACTCTCAGGAAGAGTTCGCCGAGCTGCTCGGGGTCGCCACGTCCACCGTCGTGCGCTGGGAGAACGGGAAGGCCGCACCCCGGCCCTTCCATCGGCCCCGGATCGCGCGGCTCCTTGAGGTCACCACCTCGGAGTTGGACGCCATGCTCGTCTCCGCCCAGCGACCCTTCGCCGGCCCCGACATCCCCGAGACCCTCCTAGACCCTGGTGATGCTGACGACATGAAGCGCCGCGATGTCCTTGGCCTGCTCGCTGTGACAGGCGCGCTGGTCACGCTGCCGGGCCTGGATGCCGCAGCCGCCGTTCGGGCGGACACCGCTTCGGCACTCGCCGAGACCGGGCCGGAGCTGAACCGTGCCCTGTGGCGGACGTTCTCCCTGGCGGAGTCCAAACAGGACGTGTACCCACTGGTGAGGAGTCAGCTCGGCCGACTGGCGAAGGGGCTGGGGGAGCCACAGGCAGCGACTTCGCACCGAAGGCTCTGCACGATGGTGGGCGACCTCTACCAACTCGCCGGGGAGGTCTTCTTCGACGGCAACAGCTACACCGAAGCCGCCCACTGCTACACGGTCGCGGCCAGTGCGGCGAAAGAGGCAGGAGACTTCGATCTGTGGGCCTGTGCGATGACGCGACACGCGTTCATCGAGCTGTACGAGCGCAGGTTCGCTGTGGCGGCGCCGATACTGTCTGCGGCCTCGCGCGTCTCCAGGCGGGGAGACGGCCAGTTGTCGACGCGCTACTGGGTCGCGGCGGTCCAAGCGGAGGCGTTCGCGGGCCTCGGCGATCTGGATTCGTGCAAGCGTGCGCTGGACGAGGCCGAGCAGGTGCACGGTCTGGGCGGGGAGATCCAAAACGGTGGATGGCTGCGGTTCGACGGCTCCCGGCTCGCCGAGGAGCGCGGCACCTGTTACCTCCAGCTCGGCCGCCCCGACCTCGCCGAGCAGGCGCTGACGTCCGCCTTGGAGCAGCCGCTGTCTTCCCGGCGCCGGGGGGCGGTGCTTGCTGAACTCGCGGCGCTGGGTGCTCAACGGGGCGACGTCGAGCAGGTGATGCAGTACAGCGGCACCGCTTTGGCTCTGGCCGGGCAGACCGGTTCCGGGTACATCGGCAAGAAGCTCGAAGGGCTCCAGAAGCGTCTTGCCCCGCTCATGTCCGATGCGCGAGTCTCGGAGCTGCACCACCGGATCGCGGCGCTGTCGGCTGCCGCCTGA